Proteins co-encoded in one Cytobacillus sp. NJ13 genomic window:
- a CDS encoding FbpB family small basic protein, translating to MKKKKLSMLEMIKANKEELLKDSRELEKIEKKIDDKYAKAQ from the coding sequence ATGAAAAAGAAAAAATTATCAATGCTTGAAATGATTAAGGCAAATAAAGAAGAGCTTTTAAAAGATAGCCGGGAGCTTGAGAAAATCGAAAAGAAAATAGACGATAAATATGCAAAAGCACAGTAA
- the purU gene encoding formyltetrahydrofolate deformylase — protein MNTNINASRATLLISCPERPGIISTVSNFLLEHKANIVHFDQHTTDPLAGIFFMRIEFDMNHFDESFSKLKEDLPEMARDYSMEWKLSGKGERKRMAIFVSKMDHCLLELLWRWKSKELEVDIPLVISNHPDMREVVEGFGIPYHHVPITPDTKAEAEQKSVELLDGKVDFIVLARYMQILSPSFISKYPNRIINIHHSFLPAFVGANPYARAFNRGVKLIGATAHYVTNDLDEGPIIEQDVQRVNHRHTAQDLKIAGRHVERQVLAQAVAWHVEDKVIVHGNKTIVF, from the coding sequence ATGAATACAAATATTAACGCAAGCCGGGCGACATTGCTGATATCCTGTCCTGAGAGGCCAGGCATTATCTCCACAGTCTCCAATTTCCTGCTGGAGCATAAGGCTAATATTGTCCATTTTGACCAGCATACAACCGATCCGCTGGCAGGCATCTTCTTTATGCGGATTGAATTCGATATGAATCATTTTGATGAGTCTTTTTCAAAACTGAAAGAGGATCTGCCTGAAATGGCCAGGGATTACTCGATGGAGTGGAAGCTGAGCGGCAAAGGCGAGCGCAAGCGGATGGCCATATTTGTTTCTAAAATGGATCACTGTCTGCTGGAGCTGCTATGGCGCTGGAAATCGAAGGAGCTTGAAGTGGATATTCCCTTGGTGATCAGCAATCATCCCGACATGAGGGAAGTGGTGGAGGGTTTCGGAATACCTTATCATCATGTTCCGATTACGCCTGACACTAAAGCTGAAGCCGAGCAAAAGTCGGTGGAGCTGCTGGATGGAAAAGTGGATTTCATTGTACTGGCGAGATATATGCAGATCCTTTCGCCTAGCTTTATTTCCAAATATCCAAACAGGATTATCAATATCCATCATAGCTTTCTGCCAGCCTTCGTGGGAGCCAATCCTTATGCACGGGCGTTTAACCGCGGAGTAAAGCTGATTGGGGCAACAGCTCATTATGTAACGAATGATTTGGATGAAGGCCCGATCATTGAGCAGGATGTCCAGCGGGTTAACCACCGACACACTGCACAGGATCTCAAAATTGCAGGACGTCACGTGGAAAGACAGGTTCTCGCCCAGGCAGTCGCCTGGCATGTGGAAGACAAAGTCATTGTTCATGGAAATAAGACGATCGTTTTTTAG
- a CDS encoding MFS transporter, producing the protein MSGDQKKKMIILMINMFIAIGSFGIIIPILPAYLESINQGGTAAGLMIAIFAGAQLIFSPIAGKWADQYGRRKMIIYGLAGLTLSMLVFYAVDSIWLLYFSRVIGGIGAALLIPAIFAYIADITTMEQRAKGNGLVSAAMSLGIVVGPGIGGFLADFGLKMPFLISALVSLVAVIFSIVLLEESSTLQTVPGEMPEEEPMVKKLAMSVKKPYFIPLVITLVMSFGLMAYESVLGLYLDNEFAATPQEIAIMVTSTGVISVIVQLFVVDRVVNKFGEGKVLNIFLAVAASGFLVSLFAGSYALFFVISLIIFLATSILRPVLTTLISKMAGNEQGFAMGMNNAYMSIGNVLGPTIAGVLYDVRITYPFVLGLALLIVTLFITIAWQKKEPKPKAAV; encoded by the coding sequence ATGTCAGGGGATCAAAAGAAAAAGATGATCATATTGATGATCAATATGTTTATTGCGATCGGAAGCTTTGGGATTATCATTCCGATTTTGCCGGCTTATTTGGAATCCATTAATCAGGGGGGAACGGCAGCAGGCCTGATGATTGCCATTTTTGCGGGTGCCCAGCTGATTTTTTCTCCCATTGCGGGGAAATGGGCTGACCAGTATGGCCGCAGAAAGATGATTATCTACGGATTAGCTGGTTTGACATTATCCATGCTTGTCTTTTATGCAGTAGATTCCATTTGGCTGCTTTACTTTTCACGTGTCATTGGAGGCATTGGGGCAGCCTTGCTGATTCCTGCTATTTTTGCTTACATTGCTGATATTACTACCATGGAGCAGCGTGCAAAAGGGAATGGCCTTGTCTCAGCTGCGATGTCACTTGGAATTGTGGTTGGGCCTGGAATTGGCGGGTTTTTAGCAGACTTCGGCTTGAAAATGCCATTTCTGATTTCAGCGCTTGTATCTCTAGTGGCTGTTATTTTTTCAATTGTGCTCCTTGAAGAAAGCAGCACATTGCAGACCGTGCCAGGAGAGATGCCTGAAGAGGAACCGATGGTCAAGAAACTGGCAATGTCTGTTAAGAAGCCTTATTTTATTCCGCTTGTCATTACATTGGTGATGAGTTTTGGGCTAATGGCGTATGAATCTGTGCTGGGACTGTACCTTGATAATGAGTTTGCTGCTACTCCGCAGGAAATAGCCATTATGGTGACTTCAACGGGGGTCATTAGTGTTATTGTTCAGTTATTTGTAGTCGATCGGGTGGTTAATAAATTCGGAGAAGGAAAGGTATTGAATATCTTTTTGGCTGTTGCAGCGTCAGGATTCCTTGTCTCGCTGTTTGCAGGAAGCTATGCGCTTTTCTTCGTTATTTCGCTGATCATATTCCTTGCCACTTCCATCCTGCGTCCGGTTTTAACCACACTAATATCAAAAATGGCCGGCAATGAGCAGGGATTTGCGATGGGTATGAATAATGCTTATATGAGTATTGGAAACGTGCTTGGTCCAACGATTGCCGGTGTACTTTACGATGTGCGGATAACCTATCCGTTTGTTCTCGGTCTGGCCCTATTGATCGTTACACTGTTTATCACGATTGCCTGGCAAAAAAAGGAGCCAAAACCGAAAGCGGCTGTATAG